Proteins from one Telopea speciosissima isolate NSW1024214 ecotype Mountain lineage chromosome 1, Tspe_v1, whole genome shotgun sequence genomic window:
- the LOC122654285 gene encoding geraniol 8-hydroxylase-like: MSPISKVSDVSYALAQWWWQWGSEIYQSTHMLTIFLVMVTVVVTVSRWSRRERTPLPPGPRGLPIVGNLPFIGTELHRSFAKFAETYGPIMKLRLGGKLCIVVTSPSLAKEILKDHDTIFANHDVLAVGAIAAYGGVNMVWSPYGDHWRMLRKICVSEMLNHRRLEALYWLRRREVRYMVNQLYSKAGSLIDVGEQMFLTSFNVVTSMLWGGDTLEGEERRRATAEVRRVTDRVLLLLGEPNISDLFPALAWLDIQGIGRQMKKTISWFDRMLDSVIEQRLKRERGSLRRDGGNEDGNKQAKDLLQVLVQQLNLKAKEGVPNNTTPSLTISHIKALFLDIMVGGTETTSTTVEWALAELLKQPHTMRKAQEELEEVVGLNNMVEESHLPKLHYLYGVVKEVLRLHPPGPFLIPRCPSESCTIGGFMIPKGSKVIVNAWAIQRDPMSWDNPLEFQPERFLSSDGDEFDFSGNDFRYIPFGSGRRVCVGIPMAERMVPYLLASILHSFQWKLPNGVVDELDMSDKFGLELKKATPLIAIPSPRLSDLSLYN; this comes from the exons ATGTCTCCGATCTCCAAAGTTTCTGATGTTTCTTATGCTTTGGCACAATGGTGGTGGCAGTGGGGGAGCGAGATCTACCAGTCCACCCACATGCTAACGATCTTTCTGGTGATGGTCACCGTCGTAGTAACAGTCTCACGCTggtcaaggagagagagaacgcCACTGCCTCCAGGGCCACGAGGCCTGCCGATAGTCGGAAACCTCCCCTTCATCGGCACCGAACTCCACCGTAGTTTCGCTAAGTTTGCTGAGACATATGGACCCATCATGAAACTTCGACTAGGTGGCAAGCTGTGCATCGTGGTGACGTCACCATCACTGGCAAAGGAGATCCTTAAAGATCACGACACAATATTCGCCAACCATGACGTGCTGGCGGTGGGGGCAATTGCCGCTTACGGTGGTGTTAACATGGTTTGGTCACCATACGGTGACCATTGGCGTATGCTTCGTAAGATCTGTGTCTCGGAGATGCTTAATCATAGGAGACTTGAAGCCCTATATTGGCTTCGGCGGAGAGAGGTCCGCTATATGGTGAACCAACTCTATTCCAAGGCTGGTTCCCTGATCGATGTTGGGGAGCAGATGTTTCTCACTAGCTTCAATGTTGTAACTAGCATGTTGTGGGGTGGTGATACACTTGAAGGGGAGGAGAGGCGGCGCGCCACCGCTGAAGTCCGGCGAGTAACGGATAGAGTGTTGTTGCTTCTTGGGGAGCCTAATATTTCGGATCTTTTCCCGGCGCTGGCTTGGCTTGATATCCAAGGTATTGGGCGGCAGATGAAGAAGACGATTTCGTGGTTCGATCGGATGTTGGATTCCGTTATCGAACAACGactaaaaagagaaagagggagccTGCGGCGAGACGGTGGTAATGAGGATGGTAATAAACAAGCCAAAGATCTCTTGCAGGTCTTAGTACAGCAGCTAAACCTCAAGGCAAAGGAAGGAGTGCCCAACAATACCACCCCTAGCCTTACCATCTCCCACATCAAGGCTTTATTCTTG GACATAATGGTGGGTGGTACTGAAACAACATCAACCACAGTGGAGTGGGCACTGGCTGAGCTATTGAAACAACCACATACAATGAGGAAAGCTCAAGAAGAGCTAGAAGAGGTAGTGGGGTTGAACAATATGGTGGAAGAGTCTCATTTACCTAAGTTACATTACTTGTATGGAGTGGTGAAGGAAGTCCTACGTCTGCACCCACCTGGTCCTTTCTTGATTCCTCGATGCCCAAGTGAATCCTGCACCATAGGTGGCTTTATGATTCCAAAGGGTTCCAAAGTTATAGTGAATGCATGGGCTATACAGAGGGATCCTATGTCTTGGGACAACCCCTTGGAGTTCCAGCCGGAGAGGTTCTTGAGTTCAGATGGTGATGAATTTGATTTTAGTGGCAATGATTTTCGATATATTCCATTTGGATCAGGGAGAAGGGTTTGTGTAGGAATCCCTATGGCAGAAAGAATGGTACCATACCTATTGGCATCAATTTTGCATTCATTCCAATGGAAATTGCCAAATGGAGTAGTGGATGAACTTGATATGTCAGATAAGTTTGGTTTGGAATTAAAGAAGGCAACACCCCTTATTGCCATCCCATCACCTAGGTTATCTGACCTCTCACTCTAcaattaa
- the LOC122654293 gene encoding nuclear localization sequence-binding protein-like → IDAGVKQKVIEEETAAAEVEVTEGGGEVEDSKGDAEVDDTKGGGEVENNKRGGDGTTNSDANGTVYQDEETDKSGSDGEDIEEEEDPSAYMEAPLTDIKKEKEFEIFVGGLDKEAVEEDLIKIFGEFGEIQTARIAKHPTTQKSKGFAFIRYATVEQAKKVLVELKDGIEVRGKRVGISPSQDNDTLYMGNICKTWTKDQVLETLKSFGIEQIEEIYLPDDPKIEGKSRGFALLEFSTHSDAMAAFQRLRKPDAVFGCDRSAKVAFAQSSIHPSEEALSQVKTVFIEGLTDSWDELKVKELCKQYGVIEKVQLSRNLVKKRKDFGFVTFTSRESAVACVEGINNAQIGEGDVKVKANLAKPQNKGRLAKRGARGGFKVKEGVKTEETGPSKAKDHAKSKGAGGKGKKTLVKLKNVKGGKSHKPQGNQGSQAPSSSERISRPRNRQPHKGEKRGRRDMDTGPSDRSSKKARGIVHGRPPYNSFGSRRNKSHSGRPRPNYNAASTTYGNSYAQGYAASSSRYQGHTYGATSGSKRQFSDMEPHAGYLEPAARKQSRDQYGFEPRRPVGYDLQGSRGAAYAGVATRSVIPPSYGPDYSSYARYEGSGAGGSYVYPSSAAYPPRRAYYY, encoded by the exons ATTGATGCAG GTGTCAAACAGAAAGTAATTGAAGAAGAGACTGCAGCTGCTGAAGTTGAAGTCACCGAAGGAGGTGGGGAAGTTGAAGATAGCAAAGGAGATGCAGAAGTTGATGATACCAAAGGAGGTGGAGAAGttgaaaataacaaaagagGTGGAGACGGAACTACCAATTCTGATGCCAATGGAACTGTTTATCAGGATGAGGAGACTGATAAGAGTGGAAGTGATGGGGaagatattgaagaagaagaagacccttCTGCATATATGGAAGCTCCTCTCACtgacataaaaaaagaaaaggagtttGAAATATTTGTTGGGGGACTGGACAAGGAGGCAGTTGAAGAGGATTTGATTAAAATCTTTGGGGAGTTTGGGGAAATTCAGACTGCAAGGATAGCAAAGCATCCAACCACACAAAAAAGCAAAGGTTTTGCATTTATTCGTTATGCTACAGTTGAGCAAGCCAAGAAGGTCCTTGTTGAATTGAAGGATGGGATCGAG GTGAGGGGCAAGCGTGTTGGTATATCTCCGAGTCAGGACAATGATACGCTTTATATGGGCAACATTTGCAAAACATGGACAAAGGACCAA GTACTCGAGACACTGAAAAGCTTTGGGATTGAACAAATTGAGGAGATCTATTTACCTGATGATCCCAAGATTGAAGGAAAGAGCAGAGGTTTTGCACTTTTGGAATTTAGTACCCACTCTGATGCCATGGCAGCTTTTCAACGGCTAAGGAAGCCGGATGCTGTCTTTGGCTGCGATAGAAGTGCTAAAGTTGCTTTTGCACAGTCTTCGATTCATCCCAGTGAGGAAGCTCTTTCACAG GTTAAGACTGTATTTATTGAAGGTCTGACTGATTCTTGGGATGAATTGAAAGTGAAGGAGCTCTGTAAACAGTATGGTGTAATAGAAAAAGTTCAATTATCTCGGAATCTTGTCAAAAAACGAAAGGACTTCGGTTTTGTTACATTCACTTCTCGAGAAAGTGCAGTAGCTTGTGTGGAGGGTATCAATAATGCTCAGATTGGTGAGGGTGATGTCAAG GTCAAAGCAAACCTAGCGAAGCCTCAAAATAAGGGCCGGCTTGCAAAGCGGGGGGCTCGAGGTGGTTTCAAGGTTAAGGAGGGTGTAAAGACTGAAGAAACTGGCCCATCAAAGGCAAAAGATCATGCAAAGTCCAAGGGGGCCGgaggaaaggggaagaagactcTTGTGAAGTTAAAAAATGTTAAAGGAG GTAAATCACACAAACCCCAAGGCAATCAGGGTAGTCAGGCACCGTCCAGCTCAGAAAGAATAAGTCGGCCAAGGAACAGACAGCCTCATAAGGGTGAGAAACGTGGTAGGAGAGACATGGACACCGGTCCCAGTGACCGGTCATCAAAGAAAGCTCGTG GCATTGTGCATGGTAGACCACCATACAATAGTTTTGGGAGCCGAAGGAACAAGTCTCACTCTGGGAGGCCAAGGCCAAACTACAATGCGGCTTCTACCACCTATGGGAATTCTTATGCGCAGGGGTATGCTGCATCTTCATCTAGGTATCAGGGCCATACATATGGTGCAACTTCTGGGTCAAAGCGTCAGTTTTCAGATATG GAACCTCATGCTGGATACCTTGAACCTGCTGCCCGCAAACAAAGCCGGGATCAATATGGTTTTGAACCAAGAAG ACCTGTTGGATATGATCTTCAAGGGAGCAGAGGTGCTGCTTATGCTGGAG TTGCCACAAGATCTGTAATCCCACCTTCTTATGGTCCCGACTATTCAAGCTATGCCAGATATGAG GGCAGTGGTGCTGGTGGCAGTTACGTGTATCCTAGCAGTGCAGCATATCCACCTCGGCGGGCTTACTACTACTGA
- the LOC122658681 gene encoding very-long-chain aldehyde decarbonylase GL1-5-like isoform X4, whose product MNLLIFPFLLLRLLHGQLWISLSRYYTTKAKHSIVDKGIEFEQVDRERNWDDLIIFNGLLYYFGFMYLPGASRMPIWRWDGLLLTILLHVGPVEFIYYWFHRALHHHFLYSRYHSHHHSSIVTEPITAVVHPFAEHLGYFLLFSIPPVTTILTKTSSVGVFVGYTTYMDFMNYMGHCNFELVPNWVFNHFPFLKYLMYTPSFHSLHHTQFRTNYSLFMPIYDYIYGTMDKSSDKLYEDSLKGRKETPDVVHLIHPITLQSFYHLPPAIASLASEPYSSKWYLSMFWPIPYEFMLFTWKFGSTFAVERNVFDKLKMQTWAIPRFSFHYSKSSQKDAINSVIERAILEAENEGVKVLSLGLLNQGEQFNGNGELYLQKHPNLKIRIVDGSSLAVAVVLHSIPKGTKQVLLSGNISKVVCAIAKNLCQRGIQVGVVCKDNFDKLKLGIPTELWINLLISTSYTQKVWLVGDGELSEKEQRKAPEGTHFIPCSQFPPKKVRKDCIYYNTPAMVIPKALQNVYSCENWLPRRVMSAWRVAGIVHALEGWDVHECGDTMLDIEKVWLASLSHGFRLPMLDHTFI is encoded by the exons ATGAACTTGCTCATCTTCCCATTCTTGCTGTTGAGATTGCTTCACGGTCAACTATGGATAAGCTTATCTCGTTACTACACTACCAAAGCCAAGCACAGTATAGTGGATAAGGGCATTGAATTCGAACAAGTGGATAGAGAAAGAAACTG GGATGACTTGATCATTTTTAATGGCCTTCTATACTACTTTGGATTTATGTATCTTCCGGGAGCTTCAAGAATGCCAATATGGAGGTGGGATGGTCTGCTTCTTACCATTCTCCTCCATGTGGGTCCAGTGGAATTCATATATTATTGGTTTCACAGAGCTTTGCATCATCATTTCCTTTATTCTCGATACCATTCACACCATCATTCATCTATTGTTACAGAGCCCATCACAG CCGTTGTTCATCCATTTGCAGaacatttgggttattttctaCTGTTCTCAATCCCGCCTGTGACCACGATATTAACTAAAACTTCCTCTGTGGGAGTGTTCGTGGGGTATACAACTTACATGGATTTCATGAACTACATGGGTCATTGCAACTTTGAGCTGGTTCCAAACTGGGTGTTCAACCACTTTCCTTTTCTCAAGTACCTTATGTATACTCCATC GTTTCATTCTCTTCATCATACGCAATTTCGGACCAACTACTCCCTTTTCATGCCAATCTATGATTACATATATGGAACCATGGACAAGTCCTCAGACAAATTGTATGAAGATTCACTCAAGGGAAGGAAAGAGACACCAGATGTAGTACACCTGATTCACCCAATTACACTGCAGTCCTTCTATCATCTACCACCGGCTATAGCCTCGCTCGCATCTGAGCCTTACAGCTCTAAATGGTACCTATCGATGTTTTGGCCAATTCCATATGAGTTCATGTTGTTCACATGGAAATTTGGCTCTACATTTGCTGTGGAGAGGAATGTATTTGATAAACTCAAGATGCAAACATGGGCAATCCCAAGATTTAGTTTCCAT TATTCGAAATCAAGCCAAAAGGATGCGATTAATAGTGTTATTGAAAGAGCTATTTTGGAGGCAGAGAATGAAGGTGTTAAAGTGTTGAGCTTAGGCCTTCTTAATCAG GGAGAGCAATTTAATGGAAATGGTGAACTTTATCTTCAAAAGCACCCAAATCTTAAGATCAGAATCGTAGATGGAAGCAGCTTAGCTGTTGCCGTGGTGCTTCATAGCATTCCCAAAGGAACAAAACAAGTGCTTCTGAGTGGGAACATCTCTAAGGTTGTTTGTGCTATTGCCAAGAATTTATGTCAAAGAGGAATTCAG GTAGGTGTGGTGTGCAAGGATAATTTTGATAAGCTTAAGTTAGGAATCCCTACAGAGTTGTGGATTAACTTGCTCATCTCTACCAGTTACACCCAGAAG GTGTGGTTGGTCGGAGATGGAGAGTTGAGTgagaaagaacaaagaaaagcaCCGGAAGGGACACATTTCATTCCATGCTCACAGTTTCCACCAAAGAAGGTGCGTAAGGATTGTATCTACTACAATACCCCAGCCATGGTCATTCCCAAGGCTCTCCAAAATGTTTACTCTTGtgag AATTGGCTGCCGAGGCGAGTGATGAGTGCGTGGCGTGTAGCTGGAATTGTGCACGCACTGGAAGGCTGGGATGTACACGAGTGTGGGGACACAATGCTCGACATTGAGAAAGTCTGGCTTGCTAGCCTTAGCCATGGATTCCGCCTTCCCATGCTCGATCACACATTCATCTGA
- the LOC122658681 gene encoding very-long-chain aldehyde decarbonylase CER1-like isoform X2: MKYVVLGPWVVRSVYSFVTKEEKERDITNLLVFPFLLWRLLHSQLWISLARYHSAKTKHRIVDKGIEFEQVDRERNWDDQIILNGLLYYIGFMCLPRISSRMPLWRWNGLVLTILLHMGPVEFLYYWFHRALHHHFLYSRYHSHHHSSIVTEPISAVVHPFAEHLGYFLLFSIPPVTTILTKTSSVGVFVGYTTYMDFMNYMGHCNFELVPNWVFNHFPFLKYLMYTPSFHSLHHTQFRTNYSLFMPIYDYIYGTMDKSSDKLYEDSLKGRKETPDVVHLIHPITLQSFYHLPPAIASLASEPYSSKWYLSMFWPIPYEFMLFTWKFGSTFAVERNVFDKLKMQTWAIPRFSFHYSKSSQKDAINSVIERAILEAENEGVKVLSLGLLNQGEQFNGNGELYLQKHPNLKIRIVDGSSLAVAVVLHSIPKGTKQVLLSGNISKVVCAIAKNLCQRGIQVGVVCKDNFDKLKLGIPTELWINLLISTSYTQKVWLVGDGELSEKEQRKAPEGTHFIPCSQFPPKKVRKDCIYYNTPAMVIPKALQNVYSCENWLPRRVMSAWRVAGIVHALEGWDVHECGDTMLDIEKVWLASLSHGFRLPMLDHTFI; encoded by the exons ATGAAGTATGTGGTTTTGGGGCCTTGGGTGGTACGAAGTGTATATTCATTTGTgaccaaagaagagaaagagagggacaTAACAAACTTGCTCGTCTTCCCATTCTTGCTGTGGAGATTGCTTCACAGCCAACTATGGATAAGCTTAGCTCGTTACCACTCTGCCAAAACCAAACACAGGATAGTGGACAAGGGCATCGAATTCGAACAAGTGGATAGAGAAAGAAACTG GGATGACCAGATCATTCTGAATGGCCTTCTATACTACattggatttatgtgtcttCCCAGGATTTCATCAAGAATGCCATTATGGAGGTGGAATGGTCTTGTTCTTACCATTCTTCTCCACATGGGTCCAGTGGAATTCCTGTATTATTGGTTTCACAGAGCTTTGCACCatcattttctttattctcGATACCATTCACACCATCATTCATCCATTGTTACTGAGCCCATCTCAG CCGTTGTTCATCCATTTGCAGaacatttgggttattttctaCTGTTCTCAATCCCGCCTGTGACCACGATATTAACTAAAACTTCCTCTGTGGGAGTGTTCGTGGGGTATACAACTTACATGGATTTCATGAACTACATGGGTCATTGCAACTTTGAGCTGGTTCCAAACTGGGTGTTCAACCACTTTCCTTTTCTCAAGTACCTTATGTATACTCCATC GTTTCATTCTCTTCATCATACGCAATTTCGGACCAACTACTCCCTTTTCATGCCAATCTATGATTACATATATGGAACCATGGACAAGTCCTCAGACAAATTGTATGAAGATTCACTCAAGGGAAGGAAAGAGACACCAGATGTAGTACACCTGATTCACCCAATTACACTGCAGTCCTTCTATCATCTACCACCGGCTATAGCCTCGCTCGCATCTGAGCCTTACAGCTCTAAATGGTACCTATCGATGTTTTGGCCAATTCCATATGAGTTCATGTTGTTCACATGGAAATTTGGCTCTACATTTGCTGTGGAGAGGAATGTATTTGATAAACTCAAGATGCAAACATGGGCAATCCCAAGATTTAGTTTCCAT TATTCGAAATCAAGCCAAAAGGATGCGATTAATAGTGTTATTGAAAGAGCTATTTTGGAGGCAGAGAATGAAGGTGTTAAAGTGTTGAGCTTAGGCCTTCTTAATCAG GGAGAGCAATTTAATGGAAATGGTGAACTTTATCTTCAAAAGCACCCAAATCTTAAGATCAGAATCGTAGATGGAAGCAGCTTAGCTGTTGCCGTGGTGCTTCATAGCATTCCCAAAGGAACAAAACAAGTGCTTCTGAGTGGGAACATCTCTAAGGTTGTTTGTGCTATTGCCAAGAATTTATGTCAAAGAGGAATTCAG GTAGGTGTGGTGTGCAAGGATAATTTTGATAAGCTTAAGTTAGGAATCCCTACAGAGTTGTGGATTAACTTGCTCATCTCTACCAGTTACACCCAGAAG GTGTGGTTGGTCGGAGATGGAGAGTTGAGTgagaaagaacaaagaaaagcaCCGGAAGGGACACATTTCATTCCATGCTCACAGTTTCCACCAAAGAAGGTGCGTAAGGATTGTATCTACTACAATACCCCAGCCATGGTCATTCCCAAGGCTCTCCAAAATGTTTACTCTTGtgag AATTGGCTGCCGAGGCGAGTGATGAGTGCGTGGCGTGTAGCTGGAATTGTGCACGCACTGGAAGGCTGGGATGTACACGAGTGTGGGGACACAATGCTCGACATTGAGAAAGTCTGGCTTGCTAGCCTTAGCCATGGATTCCGCCTTCCCATGCTCGATCACACATTCATCTGA
- the LOC122658681 gene encoding very-long-chain aldehyde decarbonylase GL1-5-like isoform X1 produces MASKPGILTEWPWQKLGNMKYVVLAPWVVQSVYSFVTKDERERDIMNLLIFPFLLLRLLHGQLWISLSRYYTTKAKHSIVDKGIEFEQVDRERNWDDLIIFNGLLYYFGFMYLPGASRMPIWRWDGLLLTILLHVGPVEFIYYWFHRALHHHFLYSRYHSHHHSSIVTEPITAVVHPFAEHLGYFLLFSIPPVTTILTKTSSVGVFVGYTTYMDFMNYMGHCNFELVPNWVFNHFPFLKYLMYTPSFHSLHHTQFRTNYSLFMPIYDYIYGTMDKSSDKLYEDSLKGRKETPDVVHLIHPITLQSFYHLPPAIASLASEPYSSKWYLSMFWPIPYEFMLFTWKFGSTFAVERNVFDKLKMQTWAIPRFSFHYSKSSQKDAINSVIERAILEAENEGVKVLSLGLLNQGEQFNGNGELYLQKHPNLKIRIVDGSSLAVAVVLHSIPKGTKQVLLSGNISKVVCAIAKNLCQRGIQVGVVCKDNFDKLKLGIPTELWINLLISTSYTQKVWLVGDGELSEKEQRKAPEGTHFIPCSQFPPKKVRKDCIYYNTPAMVIPKALQNVYSCENWLPRRVMSAWRVAGIVHALEGWDVHECGDTMLDIEKVWLASLSHGFRLPMLDHTFI; encoded by the exons ATGGCATCGAAACCAGGTATCCTGACGGAGTGGCCATGGCAGAAGCTTGGAAACATGAAG TATGTGGTTTTGGCGCCCTGGGTGGTACAAAGTGTATATTCATTTGTGACCAAAGACGAGAGAGAAAGGGATATAATGAACTTGCTCATCTTCCCATTCTTGCTGTTGAGATTGCTTCACGGTCAACTATGGATAAGCTTATCTCGTTACTACACTACCAAAGCCAAGCACAGTATAGTGGATAAGGGCATTGAATTCGAACAAGTGGATAGAGAAAGAAACTG GGATGACTTGATCATTTTTAATGGCCTTCTATACTACTTTGGATTTATGTATCTTCCGGGAGCTTCAAGAATGCCAATATGGAGGTGGGATGGTCTGCTTCTTACCATTCTCCTCCATGTGGGTCCAGTGGAATTCATATATTATTGGTTTCACAGAGCTTTGCATCATCATTTCCTTTATTCTCGATACCATTCACACCATCATTCATCTATTGTTACAGAGCCCATCACAG CCGTTGTTCATCCATTTGCAGaacatttgggttattttctaCTGTTCTCAATCCCGCCTGTGACCACGATATTAACTAAAACTTCCTCTGTGGGAGTGTTCGTGGGGTATACAACTTACATGGATTTCATGAACTACATGGGTCATTGCAACTTTGAGCTGGTTCCAAACTGGGTGTTCAACCACTTTCCTTTTCTCAAGTACCTTATGTATACTCCATC GTTTCATTCTCTTCATCATACGCAATTTCGGACCAACTACTCCCTTTTCATGCCAATCTATGATTACATATATGGAACCATGGACAAGTCCTCAGACAAATTGTATGAAGATTCACTCAAGGGAAGGAAAGAGACACCAGATGTAGTACACCTGATTCACCCAATTACACTGCAGTCCTTCTATCATCTACCACCGGCTATAGCCTCGCTCGCATCTGAGCCTTACAGCTCTAAATGGTACCTATCGATGTTTTGGCCAATTCCATATGAGTTCATGTTGTTCACATGGAAATTTGGCTCTACATTTGCTGTGGAGAGGAATGTATTTGATAAACTCAAGATGCAAACATGGGCAATCCCAAGATTTAGTTTCCAT TATTCGAAATCAAGCCAAAAGGATGCGATTAATAGTGTTATTGAAAGAGCTATTTTGGAGGCAGAGAATGAAGGTGTTAAAGTGTTGAGCTTAGGCCTTCTTAATCAG GGAGAGCAATTTAATGGAAATGGTGAACTTTATCTTCAAAAGCACCCAAATCTTAAGATCAGAATCGTAGATGGAAGCAGCTTAGCTGTTGCCGTGGTGCTTCATAGCATTCCCAAAGGAACAAAACAAGTGCTTCTGAGTGGGAACATCTCTAAGGTTGTTTGTGCTATTGCCAAGAATTTATGTCAAAGAGGAATTCAG GTAGGTGTGGTGTGCAAGGATAATTTTGATAAGCTTAAGTTAGGAATCCCTACAGAGTTGTGGATTAACTTGCTCATCTCTACCAGTTACACCCAGAAG GTGTGGTTGGTCGGAGATGGAGAGTTGAGTgagaaagaacaaagaaaagcaCCGGAAGGGACACATTTCATTCCATGCTCACAGTTTCCACCAAAGAAGGTGCGTAAGGATTGTATCTACTACAATACCCCAGCCATGGTCATTCCCAAGGCTCTCCAAAATGTTTACTCTTGtgag AATTGGCTGCCGAGGCGAGTGATGAGTGCGTGGCGTGTAGCTGGAATTGTGCACGCACTGGAAGGCTGGGATGTACACGAGTGTGGGGACACAATGCTCGACATTGAGAAAGTCTGGCTTGCTAGCCTTAGCCATGGATTCCGCCTTCCCATGCTCGATCACACATTCATCTGA
- the LOC122658681 gene encoding very-long-chain aldehyde decarbonylase GL1-5-like isoform X3, with product MKYVVLGPWVVRSVYSFVTKEEKERDITNLLVFPFLLWRLLHSQLWISLARYHSAKTKHRIVDKGIEFEQVDRERNWDDLIIFNGLLYYFGFMYLPGASRMPIWRWDGLLLTILLHVGPVEFIYYWFHRALHHHFLYSRYHSHHHSSIVTEPITAVVHPFAEHLGYFLLFSIPPVTTILTKTSSVGVFVGYTTYMDFMNYMGHCNFELVPNWVFNHFPFLKYLMYTPSFHSLHHTQFRTNYSLFMPIYDYIYGTMDKSSDKLYEDSLKGRKETPDVVHLIHPITLQSFYHLPPAIASLASEPYSSKWYLSMFWPIPYEFMLFTWKFGSTFAVERNVFDKLKMQTWAIPRFSFHYSKSSQKDAINSVIERAILEAENEGVKVLSLGLLNQGEQFNGNGELYLQKHPNLKIRIVDGSSLAVAVVLHSIPKGTKQVLLSGNISKVVCAIAKNLCQRGIQVGVVCKDNFDKLKLGIPTELWINLLISTSYTQKVWLVGDGELSEKEQRKAPEGTHFIPCSQFPPKKVRKDCIYYNTPAMVIPKALQNVYSCENWLPRRVMSAWRVAGIVHALEGWDVHECGDTMLDIEKVWLASLSHGFRLPMLDHTFI from the exons ATGAAGTATGTGGTTTTGGGGCCTTGGGTGGTACGAAGTGTATATTCATTTGTgaccaaagaagagaaagagagggacaTAACAAACTTGCTCGTCTTCCCATTCTTGCTGTGGAGATTGCTTCACAGCCAACTATGGATAAGCTTAGCTCGTTACCACTCTGCCAAAACCAAACACAGGATAGTGGACAAGGGCATCGAATTCGAACAAGTGGATAGAGAAAGAAACTG GGATGACTTGATCATTTTTAATGGCCTTCTATACTACTTTGGATTTATGTATCTTCCGGGAGCTTCAAGAATGCCAATATGGAGGTGGGATGGTCTGCTTCTTACCATTCTCCTCCATGTGGGTCCAGTGGAATTCATATATTATTGGTTTCACAGAGCTTTGCATCATCATTTCCTTTATTCTCGATACCATTCACACCATCATTCATCTATTGTTACAGAGCCCATCACAG CCGTTGTTCATCCATTTGCAGaacatttgggttattttctaCTGTTCTCAATCCCGCCTGTGACCACGATATTAACTAAAACTTCCTCTGTGGGAGTGTTCGTGGGGTATACAACTTACATGGATTTCATGAACTACATGGGTCATTGCAACTTTGAGCTGGTTCCAAACTGGGTGTTCAACCACTTTCCTTTTCTCAAGTACCTTATGTATACTCCATC GTTTCATTCTCTTCATCATACGCAATTTCGGACCAACTACTCCCTTTTCATGCCAATCTATGATTACATATATGGAACCATGGACAAGTCCTCAGACAAATTGTATGAAGATTCACTCAAGGGAAGGAAAGAGACACCAGATGTAGTACACCTGATTCACCCAATTACACTGCAGTCCTTCTATCATCTACCACCGGCTATAGCCTCGCTCGCATCTGAGCCTTACAGCTCTAAATGGTACCTATCGATGTTTTGGCCAATTCCATATGAGTTCATGTTGTTCACATGGAAATTTGGCTCTACATTTGCTGTGGAGAGGAATGTATTTGATAAACTCAAGATGCAAACATGGGCAATCCCAAGATTTAGTTTCCAT TATTCGAAATCAAGCCAAAAGGATGCGATTAATAGTGTTATTGAAAGAGCTATTTTGGAGGCAGAGAATGAAGGTGTTAAAGTGTTGAGCTTAGGCCTTCTTAATCAG GGAGAGCAATTTAATGGAAATGGTGAACTTTATCTTCAAAAGCACCCAAATCTTAAGATCAGAATCGTAGATGGAAGCAGCTTAGCTGTTGCCGTGGTGCTTCATAGCATTCCCAAAGGAACAAAACAAGTGCTTCTGAGTGGGAACATCTCTAAGGTTGTTTGTGCTATTGCCAAGAATTTATGTCAAAGAGGAATTCAG GTAGGTGTGGTGTGCAAGGATAATTTTGATAAGCTTAAGTTAGGAATCCCTACAGAGTTGTGGATTAACTTGCTCATCTCTACCAGTTACACCCAGAAG GTGTGGTTGGTCGGAGATGGAGAGTTGAGTgagaaagaacaaagaaaagcaCCGGAAGGGACACATTTCATTCCATGCTCACAGTTTCCACCAAAGAAGGTGCGTAAGGATTGTATCTACTACAATACCCCAGCCATGGTCATTCCCAAGGCTCTCCAAAATGTTTACTCTTGtgag AATTGGCTGCCGAGGCGAGTGATGAGTGCGTGGCGTGTAGCTGGAATTGTGCACGCACTGGAAGGCTGGGATGTACACGAGTGTGGGGACACAATGCTCGACATTGAGAAAGTCTGGCTTGCTAGCCTTAGCCATGGATTCCGCCTTCCCATGCTCGATCACACATTCATCTGA